A stretch of Triticum aestivum cultivar Chinese Spring chromosome 1D, IWGSC CS RefSeq v2.1, whole genome shotgun sequence DNA encodes these proteins:
- the LOC123162878 gene encoding wax ester synthase/diacylglycerol acyltransferase 11 codes for MHARTSRARTKVTMEDAGGSTARRQPSLSVNASRAPSGDWPPADEGPVSPTGRLMDGFYIVVSMGLGVPLNFPVLRAGIETQLARHPRFHSIQVTKDGKPPRWVHASALNLDDHITTPLLDGAAVASDPDKAVEDYVASLSTAPMDRSRPLWELHFLNYPTTEAASTVVIRVHHSLGDGMSLLTLLMASTRSAADPSRLPAMPAQPARSGSIYARPRPPWSAGTLAFITWAWWYVVLAWHTVVDVALFVATIMFVRDPQTLFKPADGGGGELPRRKRFVHRSLSLDDVKFLKHAMNCTVNDVIVGVTSAALSRYYFRKSGDTNTKIICLRSILLVNMRPTSGLQEYVNMMESGKSNDMTRRNQLGYIILPFQIAVHKDPLEYIRKAKKIVDRKKSSLEVMFTHMLAEVIIKTLGVKAAGVIFHRMISHTTISFSNMIGPAEQVEFYGHPVVSIAPSVYGPPEALTVHYQSYSNTIKVILAVDEAHFPDHGQLLDDFTESLRIIKDEASRL; via the exons ATGCATGCAAGGACCAGTCGAGCACGTACGAAAGTGACAATGGAGGACGCTGGTGGTAGTACTGCACGAAGGCAGCCTTCACTCTCCGTCAACGCCTCAAGAGCGCCGTCCGGCGACTGGCCGCCGGCGGATGAGGGGCCGGTGAGCCCTACAGGGAGGCTCATGGACGGCTTCTACATCGTCGTCAGCATGGGGCTTGGGGTGCCCCTAAACTTCCCCGTCCTCCGCGCCGGCATCGAGACCCAGCTCGCGCGACACCCGCGGTTCCACAGCATCCAGGTGACCAAAGATGGCAAGCCACCACGGTGGGTGCACGCGTCGGCGTTGAACTTGGATGACCACATCACCACCCCACTGCTGGACGGCGCCGCCGTGGCGTCCGACCCTGATAAGGCCGTGGAGGACTACGTGGCCTCGCTGTCCACGGCGCCCATGGACCGCTCCCGGCCGCTCTGGGAGCTCCACTTCCTCAACTACCCGACCACCGAGGCGGCGTCCACCGTGGTGATCCGTGTGCATCACTCCCTCGGCGACGGCATGTCGCTGCTCACCCTCCTCATGGCGTCCACGCGCAGCGCCGCCGACCCGTCGAGGCTCCCGGCCATGCCGGCGCAGCCCGCTCGCTCCGGATCCATCTACGCGCGACCGCGGCCCCCGTGGTCCGCAGGCACTCTGGCGTTCATCACGTGGGCTTGGTGGTACGTCGTGCTCGCGTGGCACACCGTGGTGGACGTGGCGCTCTTCGTCGCCACAATCATGTTCGTCAGGGACCCACAGACACTGTTCAAGCCTgccgacggcgggggcggcgagctcCCCCGCCGCAAGCGCTTCGTGCACCGGAGCCTTAGCCTCGACGACGTCAAGTTCCTGAAACATGCCATGAACTGC ACTGTGAACGATGTGATAGTTGGAGTGACTTCCGCTGCTCTGTCGCGATACTATTTCCGAAAATCTG GTGACACTAATACCAAAATTATATGTTTGCGATCGATCCTCCTTGTGAACATGAGGCCAACCAGTGGCCTACAG GAATATGTCAATATGATGGAGTCTGGTAAGAGTAACGATATGACACGGAGAAATCAACTTGGCTACATAATCCTACCATTTCAGATTGCTGTGCACAAAGATCCACTTGAATATATTCGCAAGGCCAAAAAGATTGTTGATAGGAAGAAAAGCTCACTGGAAGTGATGTTCACGCATATGCTTGCCGAAGTTATAATCAAAACTCTTGGTGTGAAG GCAGCAGGTGTTATTTTCCACCGTATGATATCACACACGACCATATCATTTTCGAACATGATTGGGCCAGCAGAGCAGGTAGAGTTCTATGGGCACCCAGTTGTCTCCATTGCACCTAGCGTCTACGGCCCGCCAGAA GCTCTGACGGTGCACTACCAGAGTTATAGTAACACCATCAAGGTAATTCTAGCTGTTGATGAGGCACACTTTCCAGATCATGGTCAACTTTTGGATGACTTCACCGAGTCCCTTAGGATCATCAAGGATGAGGCTTCAAGATTGTAA